GGCGCCCGAAACGACGTGGAGCTGATCGTGAGCACCGATCCGGAACCAGACGTGCCTGCCGTCTTTAAAAGGCTCGGATATCCTCTCCAGGCCAAGCACCTTTTCGTAGAACTCCGCACCCTTCTGCAGATCACGCACGTATACGGTGGAGTGATCAAACTCCGGCTTGCTGGAAGGCCCAGATTGGGAATGGGTCAAGGCAGGTATAAGTCCGGCCACTAAGACAAGCGCAAATCGGATTTTCTCCATGGGGAATGTTACCGCATGAAATCCTATCAGCGCTGGTTAACGGGATCGGTGTTCTGTCTGCTGACGCCTACTTATTCAACTTCACTGGCCACTCGAGAGTGGGCTGCTTGAAATCGACGGTCGCGCGAGCGCTCAAACAACCGGCCGCGACATTTCATATTCGATCACAGCCGGATCGTTTGGATACGGCTCGGTCCGCCCCGTCAGCGTGAATCCTAAGCGCTCATAGAACTTGATCGCCGGTTCGTTATTACAGGTCACCATCAATCGCAATGTCCGAGCCTTGCGTTCGTGAGCCCAGCCAAGAATCTCATTCACCAGCAAACGACCGATGCCCCGCTGGCGATGTGTGGGAGCTGTCCACATGGAGATGAGCTGAGCTTGGGTTGCGTCATCCTGATCGAGAAAAGAGCAAGCAATGCCGCAGGAAGCGCCGGCGTCCATTGCGATGAACCCAATCGATTTCTCGCCAGTCAGATTGTTCGCGCGTTTGACCCATTCTGGATCGGTGAGTTGAGACTCCTTTGCATACGTCGAACCGAAGGCGCTCGGCGTGTCCTGCAGCGCACGAAGTCGAACCGCTTTGAAGACGAGAGCATTCTGCGATGTGATTCGCTCAAGCGCGATCATGAGTCGGTGCCAGCGAAGAATTCCGGTCTCCTAAATAATAAGGCGCAGAGATCGTTGGTTCTTTCGATCTCTGCGCCGTCAAAGCCCTGTGCAGTTATGGCAGTGGCTCTGCGAGTTTCCTTACTTCTTCGGGATCGCGCCCGGCTGGAACAAGTCAGAAAGATCGTTGGCGTTGGCGGCATCACCCAGGAACGGCGGTCCGACGTGGAAGATCTCCTGCATGGTGCGCAAATCGGAGGAGTGTGTGAAATTGACCGGGCTGGCATATGGAAGGCCGTTCACGTTCTTGTGAGCGTGCTTGGAGATGACGATCTCGCCGATTGTGTGACTGAAGTCATCTGCGGTGGTTTCTGTCGAGCTCGACTTCTCTGATTCATCCCACCAGATGATGATCGCCCCATTATCTATGTAAGCATGTGACGCCATGATCACGGGAACCACCTGCCTCAGGAAATCGTCTCCCTGCAGGATTTTCGCCGGATCGCCGGTCAGCCCTTTGTATCCCCCGTTGAGCGTGCTGTGCTGATCGTTGAATTGGTTGGGCGTGATCCAGTTGTAGTCAGCCACAGTGTCACTGTCCAGATCGGCAAAGAACTGCTGCAGCGGCGCGTACTGTTGCGATAGCGGATTCTCGGCACTCGCGTCGTTCCCGCCGTTGGTGTCGGTGAAGAAGACTTGGGGATTGTGTTTCGGGGCGTAGTTAAACTGGTTTGAACCGTCGAATTGATTGAAGCTGCCAGCAGCGAAGACCCCGGAAAGACTGCTCAGCGGCACAGTCCACTGATCCCGCGGCAAGGGAACGTTGATGAGTCCGCTGTTGCTCGGAGTCAAATCGGTGTCCTCCTGATACGACCTCCATGTTCTTCCAGC
Above is a window of Terriglobales bacterium DNA encoding:
- a CDS encoding GNAT family N-acetyltransferase — translated: MIALERITSQNALVFKAVRLRALQDTPSAFGSTYAKESQLTDPEWVKRANNLTGEKSIGFIAMDAGASCGIACSFLDQDDATQAQLISMWTAPTHRQRGIGRLLVNEILGWAHERKARTLRLMVTCNNEPAIKFYERLGFTLTGRTEPYPNDPAVIEYEMSRPVV
- a CDS encoding alkaline phosphatase family protein; its protein translation is MSHVRSLRTLGMLALLAALGNLNASAQELKKVFVIAMENHNWTQPANQFTGGIQQIYQNPAAPYINSLVNGTSDISDQVAYAANYHNVLATPTGNNPKIHPSEPNYIWAEAGTNFGVLGDNDPFVGNPPPNQTTPLHLSNLLTQAGRTWRSYQEDTDLTPSNSGLINVPLPRDQWTVPLSSLSGVFAAGSFNQFDGSNQFNYAPKHNPQVFFTDTNGGNDASAENPLSQQYAPLQQFFADLDSDTVADYNWITPNQFNDQHSTLNGGYKGLTGDPAKILQGDDFLRQVVPVIMASHAYIDNGAIIIWWDESEKSSSTETTADDFSHTIGEIVISKHAHKNVNGLPYASPVNFTHSSDLRTMQEIFHVGPPFLGDAANANDLSDLFQPGAIPKK